The Euphorbia lathyris chromosome 2, ddEupLath1.1, whole genome shotgun sequence genome includes a window with the following:
- the LOC136220498 gene encoding protein FANTASTIC FOUR 1-like: protein MSSSTSYQGLQSCLEPVFVAEPRVLRLKLAPPQTNISPDNNNNVETGGWTFLQSLAEKKQPQPLYKDQPYNPPYCKRGTSVLSEKSLEMCTESLGSETGSDTSDDMALLSSDNYIETGLKYSRLRDTTRMSRSSSFPPPLTSISSSSNVQMRRRRESGRLVLEAVSVSNSSQPYFQAERIDGRLRLHLMKDCEEEEEEAEEAEEEEFEEEEEEEEEKENGENGGGEMGMEKLTRLSRCSCKEDGSGNKSLLNWEPLWVAT, encoded by the coding sequence ATGTCTAGCTCAACTTCTTATCAAGGTCTCCAATCATGTCTCGAGCCTGTCTTTGTAGCCGAACCACGTGTTCTTCGTCTTAAATTGGCTCCACCTCAAACCAACATTTCCCCCgataacaataataatgttGAAACCGGTGGCTGGACTTTCCTCCAATCTCTAGCTGAAAAAAAACAGCCTCAGCCCCTTTACAAGGACCAACCTTATAATCCTCCCTATTGTAAGCGCGGAACCTCTGTTCTTAGCGAAAAGAGCTTAGAAATGTGCACTGAAAGCTTGGGGAGTGAAACTGGCAGCGATACTAGCGACGATATGGCTTTGCTTTCATCGGATAATTATATTGAGACTGGCCTCAAATATTCCAGATTGCGAGACACAACAAGGATGAGTCGGAGCTCTTCCTTTCCACCTCCTTTGACTTCAATTAGCAGCTCCTCTAACGTTCAAATGAGGCGTCGGAGAGAAAGCGGCCGCCTTGTTTTGGAAGCAGTCAGCGTATCTAATTCTTCCCAACCGTATTTTCAGGCAGAGCGTATCGACGGTCGCCTTAGGCTTCATCTAATGAAGGATtgcgaggaggaggaggaggaagccgAAGAAGCTGAAGAAGAGGAAttcgaggaggaggaggaagaagaagaagaaaaggaaaatgGTGAAAATGGTGGGGGTGAAATGGGAATGGAGAAGTTGACAAGGTTAAGCAGGTGCAGTTGCAAGGAAGATGGAAGTGGGAATAAAAGTTTGCTTAATTGGGAGCCACTTTGGGTGGCTACTTAA